One genomic region from Pseudostreptobacillus hongkongensis encodes:
- a CDS encoding hemolysin family protein — MGTSSSILPQIILIIVLIFVNAFFSASEMAIVSVNKNRLKILIEEGNEKAKKLDKLMEDPSKLLSTIQIGITLAGFLASASAAVAISDPFKQLLMMMNVPYYSQLSLLIVTMLLSYLSLVFGELIPKQIALLNSEKIALANINIIMFVYRVFIPFIKILTFSTNIVLAIFNIKEKSDLETVSKEEIKLMVNDSEIKDSEREMIEKIMDFDDKVAREIMIPRTSMFALDVNSDIKDIFESENIIRYSRIPVYFEDLDNIVGILHTKSLLKRAYEIGFDDIDIKSLLQEAYFVPETKKIQSLFIEMKNLKKHIAILIDEYGGVSGIVTLEDLLEEIVGNINDEYDMENDDIQKLSKNKYLVNAAISINDLNDALNIEMVSNHYDSLNGIIIEKLGYIPIDNNKIKDLIIGNLKIKVVKVKNKRIEKVILEIMEEEKNEI; from the coding sequence ATGGGTACCAGTAGTTCCATTTTACCCCAGATTATTTTAATAATAGTATTGATATTTGTTAATGCATTTTTCTCGGCAAGTGAAATGGCAATAGTCTCGGTTAATAAAAATAGACTTAAAATTTTAATAGAAGAAGGAAATGAAAAAGCCAAGAAATTAGATAAGTTAATGGAAGACCCATCTAAATTGTTATCAACTATACAAATAGGTATAACTTTAGCAGGATTCTTAGCTTCAGCATCAGCAGCTGTTGCTATATCAGATCCTTTTAAACAGCTTTTAATGATGATGAATGTACCTTATTATAGTCAGTTATCACTGCTTATAGTAACTATGTTACTTTCATATTTATCTTTAGTTTTCGGTGAACTAATTCCTAAACAGATTGCATTATTAAATTCAGAAAAAATAGCGCTTGCTAATATAAATATAATAATGTTTGTTTACAGAGTATTTATTCCTTTTATTAAAATACTTACTTTTTCAACTAATATAGTATTAGCTATATTTAATATTAAGGAAAAAAGTGATTTAGAAACAGTTTCAAAAGAAGAAATAAAATTAATGGTAAATGATAGTGAAATAAAAGATTCAGAAAGAGAAATGATAGAAAAAATAATGGATTTTGATGATAAGGTTGCAAGAGAAATAATGATACCAAGAACATCAATGTTTGCTTTAGATGTTAACTCTGATATTAAAGATATTTTTGAATCTGAAAATATAATAAGATATTCAAGAATACCTGTATATTTTGAAGATTTAGATAATATTGTAGGTATATTACATACTAAAAGTTTACTTAAAAGAGCTTATGAAATTGGATTTGATGATATAGATATTAAATCTCTTCTACAAGAAGCATATTTTGTTCCTGAAACTAAAAAAATACAGTCTTTATTTATTGAAATGAAAAATTTGAAAAAACATATTGCAATATTAATAGATGAATATGGTGGGGTTTCAGGAATTGTAACACTTGAGGATCTTTTAGAAGAAATAGTGGGTAATATTAATGATGAATATGATATGGAAAATGATGATATTCAAAAATTATCTAAAAATAAGTATTTAGTAAATGCAGCTATAAGTATAAATGATTTAAATGATGCTTTAAATATAGAGATGGTTTCTAATCATTATGATTCATTAAATGGTATAATCATAGAAAAATTAGGATATATACCTATAGATAATAATAAAATCAAGGATTTAATTATAGGTAATTTAAAAATAAAAGTTGTTAAAGTTAAAAATAAAAGAATAGAAAAAGTTATTCTTGAAATTATGGAAGAGGAGAAAAATGAAATATAA
- a CDS encoding Cof-type HAD-IIB family hydrolase, translating to MKYKLIATDMDGTLLNSEVKVSENNIRSIIDAQKKGITFVLASGRPSFAMHDIAKTLEMEKFGGYIVSFNGGEVINCKTNERIFNKGLTKEEIIAMYNYAQENKISFLTYNDDILYTNSIDEYTKVEAGFTFGKLIIIEDIEKLDFTKTTKCMLLSYPDNLIKHEEILKSSKYVEKLNFARSMPIFLEVTNKDVDKGKTMAELIKLLNIDKSEFIAAGDSYNDIPLLEAAGLKVAPSNAKDEIKEMVDYVGVSNNEGIIADLIEKYVD from the coding sequence ATGAAATATAAATTAATAGCTACTGATATGGATGGAACTTTATTAAATTCTGAAGTTAAAGTATCAGAAAATAATATTAGATCTATAATAGATGCACAGAAAAAAGGAATAACTTTTGTACTTGCAAGTGGAAGACCTTCATTTGCTATGCATGATATAGCTAAGACATTAGAAATGGAAAAATTTGGAGGATATATAGTATCTTTCAATGGTGGAGAAGTAATAAACTGTAAAACTAATGAAAGAATATTTAATAAAGGATTAACTAAAGAAGAAATTATTGCAATGTATAACTATGCACAAGAAAATAAGATATCTTTTTTAACATATAATGATGATATTCTTTATACAAATAGTATTGATGAATATACTAAAGTTGAAGCAGGGTTTACATTTGGGAAATTAATTATTATAGAAGATATAGAAAAACTTGATTTCACAAAAACAACTAAATGTATGTTATTATCATATCCAGATAATTTAATTAAACATGAAGAAATTTTAAAAAGTAGTAAATATGTAGAAAAATTAAATTTTGCAAGATCTATGCCTATATTTTTAGAAGTAACTAACAAGGATGTAGATAAAGGTAAAACTATGGCTGAATTAATTAAACTATTAAATATTGATAAATCAGAATTTATAGCAGCTGGAGATAGCTATAACGATATTCCTCTATTAGAAGCAGCTGGATTAAAAGTAGCACCAAGTAATGCTAAAGATGAAATAAAAGAAATGGTAGATTATGTTGGTGTTAGCAATAATGAAGGTATAATAGCAGATTTAATAGAAAAATATGTAGATTAA
- the tpiA gene encoding triose-phosphate isomerase encodes MRRIIVAGNWKMNKTRKETEDFFKALKPLVEGKDKVEMVIGVPFTNLETAVREAGNVKIAAQNMNPKESGAYTGEISPLMLKDLGVEYVILGHSERREYYKESNEFINEKVKSALSHDLKPILCFGETLEQREGNITEKVVEEQIREGLKDITKEQMANVVLAYEPVWAIGTGKTATSLQAQEVHAFIRNLLTDMFGKEVAENVTVQYGGSMKPENALELMSQTDIDGGLIGGAALDPSSFAKLVEAGIQAL; translated from the coding sequence ATGAGAAGAATTATTGTAGCAGGAAACTGGAAAATGAACAAAACTAGAAAAGAAACTGAAGATTTCTTTAAAGCATTAAAACCTTTAGTAGAAGGTAAAGATAAAGTTGAAATGGTAATAGGAGTTCCATTTACAAATTTAGAAACTGCAGTAAGAGAAGCAGGAAATGTTAAAATTGCAGCACAAAATATGAATCCTAAAGAAAGCGGAGCATATACTGGAGAAATTTCACCATTAATGCTTAAAGATTTAGGTGTAGAATATGTAATTTTAGGACATTCAGAAAGAAGAGAATACTACAAAGAAAGTAATGAATTTATAAACGAAAAAGTTAAATCAGCTTTAAGTCATGATTTAAAACCTATCTTATGTTTCGGAGAAACTTTAGAACAAAGAGAAGGAAATATAACTGAAAAAGTTGTTGAAGAACAAATAAGAGAAGGATTAAAAGATATAACTAAAGAACAAATGGCAAATGTAGTACTTGCATATGAACCAGTATGGGCTATAGGAACAGGTAAAACAGCTACTTCACTTCAAGCACAAGAAGTTCATGCATTTATTAGAAACTTATTAACTGATATGTTTGGAAAAGAAGTTGCTGAAAATGTAACTGTTCAATATGGTGGATCAATGAAACCTGAAAATGCATTAGAATTAATGTCACAAACAGATATAGATGGTGGATTAATCGGTGGAGCAGCACTTGATCCAAGTAGTTTTGCTAAGTTAGTTGAAGCAGGAATACAAGCACTATAA
- a CDS encoding preprotein translocase subunit SecG, producing MLQNLLVAILFILAVVLITVILLQPDRSRAIAKTANVLDQEKEGIEKFTEYTAFLFLAVAVLYNILR from the coding sequence ATGTTACAAAATTTATTAGTTGCAATACTTTTCATATTAGCTGTAGTTTTAATAACAGTAATTTTATTGCAACCAGATAGAAGTAGAGCAATAGCTAAAACAGCAAATGTTTTAGATCAAGAAAAAGAAGGAATAGAAAAATTTACAGAATATACTGCATTTTTATTCTTAGCTGTCGCAGTTTTATATAATATTCTTAGATAA
- a CDS encoding HU family DNA-binding protein has translation MSKKQFVEEYSKLTGETKKRSEELVNAFLEAVENTVMSGNDVQFVGWGSFKVQEREAREGINPRTKTKIKIPAKKVLKFKVGKKLSDKISKAK, from the coding sequence ATGTCTAAAAAACAATTTGTTGAAGAATATTCAAAATTAACTGGGGAAACTAAAAAAAGATCTGAAGAATTAGTTAACGCTTTCTTAGAAGCAGTAGAAAACACTGTTATGAGTGGAAATGATGTTCAATTCGTTGGATGGGGATCATTCAAAGTTCAAGAAAGAGAAGCAAGAGAAGGAATCAACCCTAGAACTAAAACAAAAATTAAAATACCTGCAAAGAAAGTTTTAAAATTCAAAGTTGGTAAAAAATTATCTGATAAAATTTCAAAAGCTAAATAA
- a CDS encoding glycogen/starch/alpha-glucan phosphorylase — MDKEILKEKILLSLRRQYSKTLEEAKEYEIYYAVARATMDEITEQWYNTKKTRAKDKVKQMYYLSAEFLMGRYMSNNLINLGYNEVMKEVLEELGVDINKLEDCEMDAGLGNGGLGRLAACFLDSLATLGLPGHGYGLRYKYGMFEQKIENGFQVEYPDNWQQYGTPWSIKRIDRVFEVKFGGEIEIHKDEVGKEYFKRVNTENVLAVAYDVPVIGYGNGVINTLRLWEAQSPEGFDLQLFNSQNYVRASEKEIRAKDISRVLYPNDTEREGKILRLKQQFFFTSASLQDIIRRHKSMFGNNFSILPEKVAIQLNDTHPVVAIPELMRILLDQEKLSWDEAWDICTKVFAYTNHTILSEALEKWEINIFRPLLPRIYQIIEEINRRFLNELSQKCGDDSEKIKRMSIIGDDKVKMAWLAIVGSHAVNGVAALHTEILKHQELKDWYEIYPEKFQNKTNGVTQRRWLLKANPELAELITELIGDKWITDLSELKKLEAYIDDENVLSRLSDIKKDNKIKLAKYIKENTGIEVDVNSIFDIQVKRLHEYKRQLLNVLHIMDLYNKVKANPLLDITPRTFIFGAKAASGYRRAKGIIKLINTVAEVINNDTSINNKIKVVFLENYRVSLAEKIFPAADISEQISTAGKEASGTGNMKFMINGALTLGTMDGANVEIVEEVGLENAYIFGLEADEVSRLEGYGKYDPRQDYEVVEGLKEVMEQLIDGTYDDAHTGIFRELYNSLLNGVEGNRPDVYFVLKDFADYRKAQEKISKDYKDQKSWIRKSLINIANGGKFSSDRTILDYAENIWDIKQNLPRNYIKE, encoded by the coding sequence ATGGATAAAGAAATTTTAAAGGAGAAAATATTACTTTCTTTAAGAAGACAATATAGTAAAACTTTAGAAGAAGCTAAAGAATATGAAATTTATTATGCAGTTGCACGTGCAACAATGGATGAGATAACAGAACAATGGTACAATACTAAAAAAACTCGTGCTAAAGATAAAGTTAAACAAATGTATTATTTATCTGCTGAATTTTTAATGGGAAGATATATGAGTAATAACTTAATTAACTTAGGGTACAATGAAGTTATGAAAGAAGTTCTTGAAGAATTAGGAGTAGATATTAATAAATTAGAAGATTGTGAAATGGATGCTGGACTTGGAAACGGAGGTCTTGGAAGACTAGCAGCTTGTTTCTTAGATTCACTTGCAACACTTGGATTACCAGGACATGGATATGGTTTAAGATATAAATATGGAATGTTTGAGCAAAAAATAGAAAATGGATTCCAAGTAGAATATCCTGATAATTGGCAGCAATATGGTACACCATGGAGTATTAAAAGAATAGACAGAGTATTTGAAGTTAAATTCGGTGGAGAAATTGAAATACATAAAGATGAAGTAGGGAAAGAATACTTTAAGAGAGTTAATACTGAAAATGTTCTAGCTGTAGCTTATGATGTTCCAGTTATTGGTTATGGTAATGGGGTTATAAACACTCTAAGATTATGGGAAGCTCAATCACCAGAAGGATTTGACTTACAATTATTTAATTCTCAAAATTATGTAAGAGCATCAGAAAAAGAAATTAGAGCTAAAGATATATCAAGAGTTCTATATCCAAATGATACTGAAAGAGAAGGGAAAATATTAAGACTTAAACAACAATTCTTCTTTACATCAGCATCATTACAAGATATTATAAGAAGACATAAATCAATGTTTGGTAATAATTTCTCTATATTACCTGAAAAAGTTGCTATACAATTAAATGATACACATCCAGTAGTAGCTATTCCGGAATTAATGAGAATCTTATTAGATCAAGAGAAATTAAGTTGGGATGAAGCGTGGGATATATGTACTAAAGTATTTGCATATACTAACCATACTATTTTATCAGAAGCATTAGAAAAATGGGAAATAAATATATTTAGACCATTATTACCAAGAATCTATCAAATAATTGAAGAAATAAATAGAAGATTTTTAAATGAGTTATCACAAAAATGTGGAGATGATTCTGAAAAAATTAAGAGAATGAGTATAATTGGTGATGACAAAGTTAAGATGGCATGGCTTGCAATAGTTGGTTCTCATGCTGTAAATGGAGTTGCAGCCCTACATACTGAAATCTTAAAACATCAAGAATTAAAAGATTGGTATGAAATATACCCTGAAAAATTCCAAAATAAAACTAATGGAGTTACTCAAAGAAGATGGTTATTAAAAGCTAACCCAGAACTTGCAGAATTAATAACTGAATTAATTGGTGATAAATGGATAACTGATTTATCTGAATTAAAGAAATTAGAAGCATATATAGATGATGAAAATGTATTATCTAGATTATCTGATATAAAGAAAGATAATAAAATTAAATTGGCTAAATATATTAAAGAAAATACAGGTATAGAAGTTGATGTTAATTCTATATTTGATATTCAAGTTAAAAGATTACATGAATACAAACGTCAATTATTAAATGTGTTACATATAATGGATTTATATAATAAAGTAAAAGCAAATCCTCTATTAGACATTACTCCTAGAACCTTTATATTCGGTGCAAAAGCAGCATCAGGATATAGAAGAGCTAAAGGAATAATAAAATTAATAAATACAGTTGCAGAAGTTATTAATAATGATACAAGTATTAATAATAAAATAAAAGTAGTATTCTTAGAAAATTATAGAGTATCACTTGCAGAAAAAATATTCCCAGCAGCTGATATTTCAGAACAAATATCAACAGCAGGAAAAGAAGCTTCAGGAACTGGTAATATGAAATTTATGATAAATGGAGCTTTAACTTTAGGAACTATGGATGGAGCTAATGTTGAAATAGTTGAAGAAGTTGGACTTGAAAATGCATATATATTCGGTTTAGAAGCTGATGAAGTTTCAAGACTTGAAGGATATGGTAAATATGATCCAAGACAAGACTATGAAGTTGTAGAAGGACTTAAAGAAGTAATGGAGCAATTAATAGATGGAACTTATGATGATGCTCATACTGGAATATTTAGAGAATTATACAATTCATTATTAAATGGAGTAGAAGGTAATAGACCAGATGTTTACTTTGTATTAAAAGACTTTGCTGATTATAGAAAAGCTCAAGAAAAGATAAGTAAAGATTATAAAGATCAAAAATCTTGGATAAGAAAATCACTAATTAATATAGCAAATGGTGGAAAATTCAGCTCTGATAGAACTATATTAGATTATGCTGAAAATATTTGGGATATTAAACAAAACTTACCAAGAAACTATATAAAAGAATAG